In Arthrobacter burdickii, one DNA window encodes the following:
- the gap gene encoding type I glyceraldehyde-3-phosphate dehydrogenase: MTTRVGINGFGRIGRNYFRAALEQGADLEIVAVNDLTSPEALAHLLKYDSVTGRLKASVEVDGGDLVVGGKRVKVLAERDPANLPWADLGVDIVIESTGFFTKASDAQKHIDAGAKKVLISAPASDEDLTVVLGVNDGEYDPENHHIISNASCTTNCLGPLAKVLNDSFGIERGLMTTIHAYTADQNLQDGPHKDLRRARAAAINMVPTSTGAAKAIGLVLPELKGKLDGYAIRVPVPTGSATDLTVTLGREVTVEEVNAAYKAAAADGPLKGYLSYTEDPIVSSDIVTDPHSSIFDSGLTKVIGNQVKVVSWYDNEWGYSNRLVDLTEIVAAKLS; this comes from the coding sequence GTGACTACTCGTGTTGGAATCAATGGCTTCGGCCGCATCGGCCGCAACTACTTCCGCGCGGCCCTCGAGCAGGGCGCAGACCTCGAGATCGTTGCCGTCAACGATCTGACGAGCCCCGAGGCCCTCGCGCACCTGCTGAAGTACGACTCCGTCACCGGACGCCTGAAGGCCTCCGTGGAGGTCGACGGCGGTGACCTCGTGGTCGGTGGCAAGCGCGTCAAGGTGCTTGCCGAGCGCGACCCCGCGAACCTCCCCTGGGCAGACCTCGGCGTCGACATCGTCATCGAGTCCACCGGCTTCTTCACGAAGGCATCCGACGCGCAGAAGCACATCGACGCCGGCGCCAAGAAGGTCCTGATCTCCGCTCCCGCCTCCGACGAGGATCTCACCGTGGTGCTCGGCGTCAACGACGGCGAGTACGACCCCGAGAACCACCACATCATCTCGAACGCGTCCTGCACCACGAACTGCCTGGGCCCCCTGGCCAAGGTGCTGAACGACTCGTTCGGCATCGAGCGCGGACTCATGACGACGATCCACGCCTACACCGCCGACCAGAACCTGCAGGACGGCCCCCACAAGGACCTCCGCCGCGCACGCGCCGCAGCGATCAACATGGTCCCCACCTCCACCGGTGCGGCCAAGGCGATCGGCCTCGTCCTCCCGGAGCTCAAGGGCAAGCTCGACGGCTACGCCATCCGCGTCCCCGTCCCCACGGGATCCGCCACGGACCTCACCGTCACCCTGGGCCGCGAGGTCACGGTCGAGGAGGTCAACGCCGCGTACAAGGCTGCCGCCGCCGACGGTCCCCTGAAGGGCTACCTCTCCTACACCGAGGACCCGATCGTGTCCTCCGACATCGTCACGGACCCGCACTCGTCGATTTTCGACTCGGGCCTGACCAAGGTCATCGGCAACCAGGTCAAGGTCGTCTCCTGGTACGACAACGAGTGGGGCTACTCGAACCGCCTGGTCGACCTGACCGAAATCGTCGCTGCCAAGCTCTCCTAG
- the secG gene encoding preprotein translocase subunit SecG has translation MEILRIILLVLLGITSLLLTLLILLHKGRGGGMSDMFGGGMTSSMGSSGVAERNLNRFTVTLGLAWGVVIVALGLIQRFAGES, from the coding sequence GTGGAAATCCTTCGTATCATCCTGCTTGTCCTGCTCGGGATCACCAGCCTCCTGCTGACCCTGCTGATCCTGCTCCACAAGGGACGTGGCGGCGGTATGTCGGACATGTTCGGTGGCGGCATGACCTCGAGCATGGGATCCTCCGGCGTGGCCGAGCGGAACCTGAACCGCTTCACCGTGACCCTCGGGCTCGCCTGGGGCGTCGTCATCGTGGCGCTGGGCCTCATCCAGCGCTTCGCCGGTGAGTCGTAG
- the tpiA gene encoding triose-phosphate isomerase yields MTTSTNGAFDRRPLIAGNWKMNLDHMQGITFLQKLAWTLDDAGHDFSRVEVSVFPPFTDLRGVQTLVKGDNLDVVFGGQDLSPEDSGAYTGDISGQFLSKLDCTYVLVGHSERRTLHNESDELLNRKVHAAYRHGLVPVLCVGEGLEIRQAGSHVPHTLDQLRQGVAGLTPEQASSLVVAYEPVWAIGTGEVAGPEDAQEMCAAIRAELGSLFDAETASKTRLLYGGSVKAANAASILKERDVDGVLVGGASLDVAEFASIVRFEQHLVTD; encoded by the coding sequence ATGACCACCTCGACCAACGGCGCCTTCGACCGCCGGCCGCTCATCGCGGGCAACTGGAAGATGAACCTGGACCACATGCAGGGCATCACCTTCCTGCAGAAGCTGGCCTGGACCCTCGATGACGCAGGCCATGACTTCTCGCGCGTCGAGGTGTCCGTCTTCCCGCCCTTCACCGACCTCCGCGGCGTCCAGACCCTCGTGAAGGGCGACAACCTCGACGTCGTCTTCGGCGGGCAGGACCTCTCGCCGGAGGACTCCGGTGCCTACACCGGCGACATCTCCGGACAGTTCCTCAGCAAGCTCGACTGCACCTACGTCCTCGTCGGCCACTCGGAGCGCCGCACACTCCACAACGAGTCGGACGAACTGCTCAACCGCAAGGTGCACGCGGCCTACCGCCACGGCCTGGTGCCCGTCCTCTGCGTCGGTGAGGGCCTCGAGATCCGCCAGGCCGGGAGCCACGTCCCCCACACGCTCGACCAGCTCCGCCAGGGCGTCGCTGGGCTCACCCCCGAGCAGGCGTCATCGCTGGTGGTCGCGTACGAACCCGTCTGGGCCATCGGTACGGGCGAGGTCGCGGGACCGGAGGACGCACAGGAGATGTGCGCTGCCATCCGCGCCGAGCTGGGTTCCCTCTTCGACGCGGAGACGGCCTCGAAGACCCGACTGCTGTACGGCGGCTCGGTGAAGGCGGCCAACGCCGCGAGCATCCTCAAGGAGCGCGACGTCGACGGCGTGCTCGTCGGCGGTGCGAGCCTCGACGTAGCCGAGTTTGCTAGTATTGTCAGGTTCGAACAGCATCTGGTGACAGACTAG
- the pgl gene encoding 6-phosphogluconolactonase, protein MSAEPKVSIHPSPTSLAAAVAARLITRLVDVQSDRGTATVVLTGGSIGTAALQAVVESPAHTAVDWANVHFWWGDERFLRAEDPDRNAVQARSAFLDRIAVDPVKIHEFGSKDEFPDEDAAAADYARQLAEAARAEAEADGVGQVDPRLPRFDVLLLGVGPDAHVASLFPELAGIRTKGETTVGVADAPKPPPQRVSLTLEAINTAQEVWLSVSGSDKAGAVGLALAGAGHVQVPAAGARGVRKTLWLIDQDAAQKLPGRLIDHDDEETG, encoded by the coding sequence GTGAGCGCTGAACCGAAAGTCAGCATCCATCCTTCCCCGACCTCCCTCGCGGCCGCCGTCGCGGCACGACTGATCACGCGCCTCGTCGACGTGCAGAGCGACCGTGGCACGGCGACCGTCGTCCTCACGGGCGGCTCGATCGGCACGGCGGCACTGCAGGCCGTGGTGGAGTCGCCGGCACACACGGCGGTCGACTGGGCCAATGTGCATTTCTGGTGGGGCGACGAACGCTTCCTGCGCGCCGAGGACCCGGACCGCAACGCCGTCCAGGCGCGGTCCGCGTTCCTCGACCGCATCGCCGTCGACCCGGTGAAGATCCACGAGTTCGGCTCGAAGGACGAGTTCCCTGACGAGGATGCGGCGGCCGCGGACTACGCCCGGCAACTGGCGGAGGCAGCACGCGCCGAAGCCGAGGCGGACGGCGTGGGGCAGGTGGATCCGCGCCTGCCGCGCTTCGACGTCCTCCTGCTCGGCGTGGGGCCGGACGCGCACGTCGCCTCCCTCTTCCCGGAGCTGGCAGGGATCCGCACGAAGGGCGAGACGACCGTAGGGGTCGCCGATGCACCGAAGCCTCCCCCGCAGCGCGTCTCCCTGACCCTCGAGGCCATCAACACCGCGCAGGAGGTCTGGCTGTCGGTCAGTGGCAGTGACAAGGCAGGCGCCGTGGGCCTCGCCCTCGCCGGAGCGGGCCACGTGCAGGTCCCGGCCGCCGGAGCCCGTGGAGTGCGGAAGACCCTGTGGCTGATCGACCAGGACGCCGCGCAGAAACTGCCCGGCCGTCTGATCGACCACGACGACGAGGAGACCGGCTGA
- a CDS encoding phosphoglycerate kinase translates to MAYASLDDLLAEGVRGRRVLVRSDLNVPLEGEVPSLKVTDDGRVRASLPVLRKLSEAGAAVIVLAHLGRPKGAPEEKYSLKPAVDALRDLADFPVTLAPDTTGEGARSAAAALSDGEVLVLENVRFDARETSKDDAERSAFARELADLAGPDGAYVDDAFGAVHRRHASVYDIAALLPAYQGDLVRAELVVLEKLTKDPQRPFIVVLGGSKVSDKLAVIENLIGTADRILVGGGMVFTFLAAQGFSVGGSLLEKDQIDTVRGYLERGARDGTQFVLPTDIVVAEKFAADAGSSVVAADAIEAGTYGASGIGLDIGPVTGRDFAANIAEAKTVFWNGPMGVFEFEAFAGGTRAVAQALVDAQANGALTVVGGGDSAAAVRGLGFADDQFGHISTGGGASLEYLEGKELPGLTALARD, encoded by the coding sequence GTGGCTTACGCATCACTCGACGATCTCCTCGCTGAAGGAGTCCGGGGACGCCGCGTCCTCGTCCGCTCCGACCTCAATGTGCCCCTCGAGGGCGAGGTGCCCTCGCTGAAGGTCACCGACGACGGCCGCGTCCGCGCGTCCCTGCCCGTTCTGCGCAAGCTGAGCGAGGCAGGGGCCGCCGTCATCGTCCTGGCGCACCTCGGGCGGCCCAAGGGCGCCCCGGAGGAGAAGTACTCGCTCAAGCCGGCCGTCGACGCCCTTCGGGACCTCGCGGATTTCCCGGTCACCCTTGCACCGGACACCACGGGGGAGGGCGCGCGCAGCGCGGCCGCCGCGCTGTCCGACGGCGAGGTGCTCGTGCTCGAGAACGTGCGTTTCGATGCACGCGAGACGAGCAAGGACGATGCGGAGCGCTCCGCCTTCGCCCGCGAACTCGCGGACCTGGCCGGCCCTGACGGCGCCTATGTCGACGACGCCTTCGGGGCGGTCCACCGCAGGCACGCGAGCGTGTACGACATCGCCGCGCTGCTGCCCGCCTACCAGGGCGACCTGGTCCGGGCGGAGCTCGTCGTGCTCGAGAAGCTGACGAAGGATCCGCAGCGGCCCTTCATCGTCGTCCTCGGCGGCTCGAAGGTGTCCGACAAGCTCGCCGTGATCGAGAACCTGATCGGCACGGCGGACCGCATCCTCGTGGGTGGCGGGATGGTGTTCACCTTCCTCGCCGCCCAGGGCTTCAGCGTGGGCGGCAGCCTGCTCGAGAAGGACCAGATCGACACCGTCCGCGGCTACCTCGAGCGGGGGGCACGCGACGGCACGCAGTTCGTCCTGCCGACGGACATCGTGGTGGCGGAGAAGTTCGCGGCGGACGCGGGCTCCAGCGTCGTCGCGGCCGACGCGATCGAGGCGGGCACGTACGGAGCCTCCGGGATCGGCCTGGACATCGGACCCGTCACCGGCCGGGACTTCGCCGCGAACATCGCGGAGGCGAAGACAGTCTTCTGGAACGGGCCCATGGGGGTCTTCGAGTTCGAAGCCTTCGCCGGCGGTACGCGGGCGGTCGCGCAGGCCCTCGTGGATGCACAGGCGAACGGCGCCCTCACGGTGGTCGGCGGCGGTGATTCCGCCGCTGCTGTCCGTGGCCTCGGTTTCGCCGACGACCAGTTCGGGCACATCTCCACCGGTGGTGGAGCGAGCCTCGAATACCTCGAGGGCAAGGAACTGCCCGGCCTGACCGCACTCGCCCGCGACTAG